In Amia ocellicauda isolate fAmiCal2 chromosome 3, fAmiCal2.hap1, whole genome shotgun sequence, the DNA window TGCAGCACTGATATTCactattacagcagcaaagAGTTTACATTCTCCCATGTATGTCTTAATATGTATCAATGCCTGTGTAGACCTGACTTTGCCAATAATATTTGTTCCAAATATGTTATTAAGCTTTTTATTCAACTGGAATGGAATAACTCTATTGGGTTGTCTggttcaaatgttttttgttcattttattaGTGCCTTTCAGTCAACGCTACTCCTAGGGATGGCTTTGGATCGCTATGTTGCCATATGTATCCCACTGCGTTACAATGATTACATAAACATTTATTCTTTCTTGAAATTCTCTGCCTTAGttattttgagaaatacatgtattatttcaCTAATAGTGTCCCTAGCCAGTCCTCTTTCCTATTGTGCTTCAAATGTTATTGATCATTGCTTTTGTGAGCACATGGCTCTGGTAAGTTTAGCCTGTGGAAACAcaagtaaaaataatattattgggTTGTTTGGAGTTTTTTGCATAACAGTCACTGATATCGTGGTCATTGTAATTTCATATATCAAAATTTTCTctgatgtttttaaaacacactcAGGAAACTCCCGACAGAAGGCAAGCCACACATGTGGAACTCAATTAATAGTCACAGGTGTGTCTTACACTTTTGCCATGACAGCCTTTCTTGCATACCGGATCAAGAATTCACTCAACCCCGGTATTCACACCCTAATAAGCATAATGTACTTACTTTTCCCCAGCACTTTCCACCCAATTATTTATGGAATAAGAACAAAATTGATAAGAGAGCAGATGCAGAAACTATTTCAATTCACAATAATTGGACCCATCTCCATGAAAGTATCAAGTATACATTGATTATGGAATATAAGAACAGGTCCGGCCCTCCGTTCAGGTGACTAGACAGTCGCCTAGGGCCCCAGAACATCACAGGGCCCATAAAATATGACatcatattttttaacaaaaaaaaaagggttcCACCCGAGGGCTTTTGTGCTGTGACTGAGATGTAATGTGAGCATTTACCCATTACGACATGCACAATTATTTTGTCTTTAtgtggatgttttgtttttttccttcagtataTTCCGTTTGGTGCAATATTGAAATTGTTACTGTTACTATGCATTATTGTTATCATTACAGTCGACTCCTTATAATTGCATATCAGAGAATTGCATACTccttttaaaaattttaaaatgcGTTGTTTTTAATGGAAACGTGCTTCAGTTATATAgttttaatgcataatttgGACTAGTGCATGATGTGGTCtcattcacaatttcacaatgcattttacacctCATGATTGCATAGTGCTGTCCACTATGGTAAAGTTCAGATTtatatcaaatacttttttcataattagtaaagaaaaaaaatctatagagtTTCATTGACCAGTAGAGTtgagtagttttcattttaactCATTATTAACCTAAAGGGCCTTATTATTTCTATGAAGATGTGAGCTAGAGAAATGTATTAGTACATTTGGGGAGATATGGCAAGATATATATGACAAagagtgaaataaaaaaatagaaaatactgtttattttgtgAAGTTGTCCAAGATATTTTTGGAAGCCTGTATTTTCTTCTGCATTGCGGAGAAGCGTGTTTACTGTATTTACCGAGTCCactgtatttacatttgtatttattattaaagcaTCAACATGTACAATGTATGTGCAATAAATGttctgtgatttaaatgtttgggtgtcttttagttttacctaaacattttctctctgcCATAAAGATGGgtaccactaaaatgttttgcagtgGGGGGGGGCACAATCAACTCTTGCCCATGGCCTCCAAAAGGCTAGGGCAGCCCTGCAtaagaataattaatttaaaactacTTTGCCTCTTTTTAATactgttaaaataatattaatattaaataataataatattaaaataatgttaataatgtgCAAAATGATCCCAGGCTAAACTGAGTCGCATGGAAGCATATTCTACTCTCAGTTTCTGCTGGTTGCTGAGCTGTACCTTCCCCTTACTCTCCCAGCTCTCATGTCCACTCATTCCCTTCCCAGTGTTGAAACCAGCATCCCAGCAACATCATGACTGCAGTGTCTCTGATCACCCTGTGGCACGTGTCACTCACCCATCTCTTTGCTTGGTAAGTCAGAAACTATTATCAACAGGAACTCAGCAGTGCTCCTCTTCACTACCCACTATGAAAGATCATATAACAGGCATCGTCTGTTTTCTTTCTTAGTTTTAAAGGTGTATTTCTCACTGTTGAAGCAAATGCTTTTTTAataatgttgctgtttttttctgtatattatactgtatattgtttaCTGAACGTCTGGATTAATTATGGTGTGTTCTGCATGTTTGTTAAACCATCTTAATCTTATGTAGCATTTGAATTCTGTATAGTTCCTTGTAAGCTTTAAAATGCAACACGGTTTTAATCTGAATCTCCTTGAACTCCTTgaaataaatactactactactactactactactactactactactactactactaataataataataataataataataataataataataataataatattaatacaggacaacattattattattattatctaataCTGTTGATATATACTGAGTCTATATGCAGTGGGATGGAGCCTCAAAGCAGCTTGTAGCCTCAACCAAgcaccaggaaaaaaaaaactgttctcTGTTCGGTTTACCACATCTCTTTCAAAAGCTGTCTTCAAAAAAATTACATTGCATCGTCTTTTAATCCCATTAATAACTGTTTCAATACTCCTCATGTACAAAACTTGTATTTGATCATTATTAAAATGCCTCCTTGGATGATTAAAAAGTCTGTCTctaaggaaacacacacagatgagcTGGTGTTTATCAAGACTAATAAggtcaaaacaaacagaaaagaaacaaacacattttgtacTTCAGAATTAGCTGCGAGAGTTTGCACTGCTCATGCGGTTATTGTATTTCCAGTATTACAAATGTATTCTTACTACTCCCACATAACATCACAGCAGATTAATATGCTTTCATTAAGAACAATAACTAATGAGCCCTTAGAACCTCACCAGGGGAATACAGATAGAGATTTAAGAGTCACAGTTCAGAGAGCTGGGTTAAAGTATGAGCTCatggaagagagagaagaggtgATTCCTATTCAAACAGTAAGGTCATCAATTTTGTAATGTGTGGTTGTAGAAGAAAGTTGGACAAGTAGTGTTTGCAGAATTGAAAGAGAAAAACCAATATATTAAAAGTACAGCTTTAATTCTTATTGGTTATGTATCctgaaaagtaatttaaatgaaCATTAATGGTCTTGTGTGTTTTACCACTTCTAATACATATTAAACACACTTATTGTATTATGTTCTGTTATATGATTAAAAtctgactatatatatatatatatatatatatatatatatattgtagcgatctAGGACTGGGGGGTCATTTGGGGTGTGTTTATGTTACTTCCTGTATGTTTATGTAACTGGGCTTAGTTAGATCCGGGGGTCAGGGGTTGGCCCAGCACGGGAACACGGGGCGCGCCATGATTGGGGGAGCTAGTCACGGggtgtaaattaataaatacggGTGCCCGGTTCCGCCTAACTTCAGTTCAGTAGGGAAGTTGAGTGTGAGAGTTTGTAGAGTGAGTGCTAAGAGCTATAAAGTCGCTCCAGCCAAAAAGCCTGTTGTTCTTAATAAAGTTCTTGTCTGGTTAGTAACCTGCGTTATTGCTGCACAGCGTGGTGGATCCGCGACAAGAGCCAGGAAAAGCGATGctcgttacaatatatatatatatattaacaatttTTAGGAATTATTCCTTCTTCTCTTGTTCACTCATTGGCCTGAAATCAATATAGTGGCAATTTTTTTAGaattc includes these proteins:
- the LOC136747101 gene encoding olfactory receptor 52K1-like, whose product is MHQNQSRITSHTEFLLHGFQGLGEHRQYLFIPFFLIGVLSFVGNAALIFTITAAKSLHSPMYVLICINACVDLTLPIIFVPNMLLSFLFNWNGITLLGCLVQMFFVHFISAFQSTLLLGMALDRYVAICIPLRYNDYINIYSFLKFSALVILRNTCIISLIVSLASPLSYCASNVIDHCFCEHMALVSLACGNTSKNNIIGLFGVFCITVTDIVVIVISYIKIFSDVFKTHSGNSRQKASHTCGTQLIVTGVSYTFAMTAFLAYRIKNSLNPGIHTLISIMYLFLLLLFTHWPEINIVVKKSLNSGRTPSPDGIPVEFYMIFWEVLKEDLAQVLGSVDREGRLALSMEKRSTSPRHGLSAGARRLCFP